GCGCGTTTTTTCCAGCGGGTATTTTCTGGGCATATCGTTCAATTTATCGTATCTTTCATCTTTTCCCAAAAACGGGGCCCCGGGCCGCCCTCGAAGTTCTTCTTTTTACGGGTAGTCCGCCAGCCCCTGCTGGTGGGATAAAAAAAGCCGTTTTCGGTTTGTCTTTCAGTGGCGACCCGAAAAACGGCGGCTTAACGAACCAAAAGCAAAGCTTCCTTGCTTTCCTCCTTTATTTCCAGGGTCGTCAATACAGTAACGTTATCGGTCATATTCAACGGAAGAAAGGGCAAAAAAGTTCCTACCAGCGGAAGTGGGCGAACGCTTTGTTGGCTTCCGCCATTTTGTGGGTATCCTCTTTTTTCTTGACGGAGGACCCCTCGTTTTTGGACGCCGCCACCCATTCCCCGGCCAGCTTTTCCGCCATCGAATGCTCGCTGCGTTCGCGGGAATAGTCGATGATCCAGCGGATGGCCAAAGCCGTTCTCCGTTCGGGACGGACTTCCACCGGCACCTGGTAGTTGGCGCCGCCGACCCGGCGGGATTTTACCTCAAGAACCGGCTTGACGTTGTTCAACGCCTTCTGGAAAACGTCGAACCCGGGAGCCCCTCCCTGTTTGCCGGCCAGTTCCACCGCCTCGTAAAACATCCGTTCGGCGGTCGATTTCTTGCCGTTTTTCATCAGGCAGTTGATGAAGTGGGTGGCCAGGGGGGAGCGGAACTTCCAGTCGGGCGACCACTCCTTTTTGAATTCTTTTTTCTTCTTGCGCGGCATAAAACTAAGCGGCTGCCTTCTTGGCCGGCGCAGGCCCTTTTGGTTTTTTCGCCCCGTATTTGGAACGCCCCTGGCGGCGTTCCGCCACGCCGGCGGAATCGAGCGTGCCCCGGATGATATGGTAGCGGACGCCGGGCAGGTCTTTGACACGGCCGCCCCGAATCATGACGACCGAGTGCTCCTGCAGATTATGCCCTTCGCCGGGAATGTAGGCGGTGACCTCGATGCCGTTTGTCAAGCGGACGCGCGCCACCTTGCGCAAAGCCGAGTTCGGCTTCTTGGGAGTGGTGGTATAAACGCGCGTGCAGACCCCCCGCTTCTGCGGACAGGCCTTGAGAGCCGGGGTCTTGCTTGAATACGTTTCCATCTTGCGCCCAAAGCGCACCAGTTGATTTATCGTCGGCATAACTTATGCAAAGCCCGTTAATTTATACATCGCCGGTCGTTTGGTCAAGTGCTTTTATCCCCTTTCTTGTAAAATTCCACCCAAAAACTCTTGACAAATTCCGGTCGGCCTGCGTATTATTTTATGGCTTTTAACAAGATAACGAAAGGAGTGGTTTTTGTGAGGTCTTGGGCCTTTAAACTATTTACCATTCTTTTGACAGTGTTTCTACTCCTTTCTTTCTCCGCCCCCGCGTTTGCCTTGCCCATCCGGTATTATTTGGTCATTAATGATTTGGATGAACATCCGGTTCCCCACAAAATGGCAG
Above is a genomic segment from Verrucomicrobiia bacterium containing:
- the rpsG gene encoding 30S ribosomal protein S7; translated protein: MPRKKKKEFKKEWSPDWKFRSPLATHFINCLMKNGKKSTAERMFYEAVELAGKQGGAPGFDVFQKALNNVKPVLEVKSRRVGGANYQVPVEVRPERRTALAIRWIIDYSRERSEHSMAEKLAGEWVAASKNEGSSVKKKEDTHKMAEANKAFAHFRW
- the rpsL gene encoding 30S ribosomal protein S12, with amino-acid sequence MPTINQLVRFGRKMETYSSKTPALKACPQKRGVCTRVYTTTPKKPNSALRKVARVRLTNGIEVTAYIPGEGHNLQEHSVVMIRGGRVKDLPGVRYHIIRGTLDSAGVAERRQGRSKYGAKKPKGPAPAKKAAA